One part of the Trichomycterus rosablanca isolate fTriRos1 chromosome 25, fTriRos1.hap1, whole genome shotgun sequence genome encodes these proteins:
- the rnf126 gene encoding E3 ubiquitin-protein ligase RNF126: MAEAPLQTCRFFCHRCSEEISPRLPDYICPRCESGFIEELPEETSTENGSSSTSNQNRPSFENVDPTLFTFPHPYGQLALGIFGEGFDLRTGMPSEDGRDAENRRERDMASRQRYGARQPRGRHVPRRQGTRHEGVPTLEGIIQQLVNGIIAPTAMPNMGLGPWGMLHSNPMDYAWGANGLDAIITQLLNQFENTGPPPADREKIKNLPTVQITEEHVGAGLECPVCKEDYTEGESVRQLPCNHLFHNNCIVPWLEQHDTCPVCRKSLSGQNTATDPPGLSGMNFSPSSSSSSTSSSPSNENAANNS; the protein is encoded by the exons GACTACATCTGTCCACGGTGTGAGTCCGGTTTCATTGAGGAGTTACCAGAGGAGACGAG TACAGAAAATGGGTCCTCGTCCACGAGTAATCAGAATCGACCTTCATTTGAG AATGTGGACCCGACATTGTTTACGTTTCCACACCCATACGGCCAGCTGGCTCTGGGCATCTTTGGCGAGGGCTTCGACCTCCGGACGGGCATGCCCTCTGAAGATGGACGTGACGCAGAGAACCGACGGGAGCGGGACATGGCATCACGTCAGCGGTACGGAGCCAGGCAACCTCGCGGACGCCACGTTCCGCGGAGACAAGGGACGCGGCATGAAGGAGTGCCCACTTTAGAGGG AATAATTCAGCAGTTAGTAAATGGAATCATCGCACCAACCGCTATGCCAAACATGGGCTTGGGACCATG GGGAATGCTACATTCAAATCCAATGGACTACGCATGGGGTGCCAATGGATTAGACGCCATTATAACACAG TTATTAAATCAGTTTGAAAATACAGGTCCGCCTCCCGCAGACAGAGAAAAGATCAAAAACCTCCCGACAGTTCAGATCACAGAGGAGCACGTGG GTGCGGGTTTAGAATGTCCTGTGTGTAAAGAAGACTATACAGAGGGGGAGAGTGTTCGACAACTTCCATGCAATCACCTCTTTCACAATAACTGTATAGTGCCCTGGCTCGAACAG CACGACACGTGTCCGGTGTGCAGAAAGAGCCTGAGCGGCCAGAACACAGCCACAGACCCTCCCGGCTTATCAGGGATGAACTTCTCTCCTTCCTCATCATCCTCTTCCACCTCCAGCTCTCCCAGCAACGAGAACGCTGCCAACAATTCCTAA